A single Natrinema pellirubrum DSM 15624 DNA region contains:
- a CDS encoding SRPBCC family protein produces MSGQIGGPTAGDGATPPAPTNQPADPSGGERLVAADRQDVTIAEPRLPESGPSRRSLGRGGRLAAATAGGTLLVLGLRRRSLGGVTAAVAGGWLLYRGLVGGRADSDAEGTRSAGEADREDATTAVETTRSVTVGAPTDEVYERWRDPETMSRLYGGLLEVTARSENRWHWTASGPLGASVSWDTRVIEDRPGERLRWESLGNAPVDSEGSVRFREAPAGRGTEVTFHFRFEPPGGPVGTAVTDRLGIVPESLAAVVLDRFKSLVETGEIPTLESNPSARGAGDAL; encoded by the coding sequence GTGTCCGGGCAGATCGGTGGACCGACGGCCGGCGACGGGGCGACGCCGCCAGCGCCGACGAACCAACCAGCGGATCCGTCCGGAGGTGAGCGACTCGTGGCGGCCGATCGCCAGGACGTAACGATCGCGGAGCCGCGGCTCCCGGAGTCGGGCCCGTCGCGGCGGTCACTGGGCCGGGGCGGCCGACTCGCCGCAGCGACCGCCGGCGGCACCCTGCTGGTGCTTGGGCTCAGGCGACGATCGCTCGGCGGCGTCACGGCGGCGGTCGCCGGCGGCTGGCTGCTCTACCGGGGACTCGTCGGTGGCCGAGCAGACAGCGATGCGGAAGGGACGCGTTCTGCAGGCGAGGCCGATCGAGAGGACGCGACGACCGCGGTGGAAACGACCCGCTCCGTCACGGTCGGCGCGCCGACGGACGAGGTCTATGAGCGCTGGCGCGACCCCGAGACGATGTCGCGTCTCTACGGCGGCCTGCTCGAGGTCACTGCGCGAAGCGAGAATCGCTGGCACTGGACCGCGAGCGGCCCCCTCGGCGCGAGCGTCTCGTGGGACACGCGGGTCATCGAGGACCGCCCCGGCGAGCGCCTGCGCTGGGAGTCGCTCGGGAACGCGCCCGTCGACAGCGAGGGCTCGGTCCGCTTCCGCGAGGCCCCGGCCGGCCGCGGGACGGAAGTGACCTTCCACTTTCGGTTCGAGCCCCCGGGTGGCCCCGTCGGCACCGCGGTGACCGACCGCCTCGGGATCGTCCCGGAGTCGCTCGCGGCGGTCGTCCTCGACCGGTTCAAGAGCCTCGTCGAGACGGGCGAGATACCCACGCTCGAGTCGAACCCCTCCGCCCGCGGCGCGGGTGATGCCCTATGA
- a CDS encoding ion transporter: MPTDAAPGSRDRRETVRFYLLDHRTLLGKAIDIALLVLNLVFVAVFVAETYSLPAELRTRLWGVEVAIAGVFLVEYVLRLYGARDRLAEAMNPYTVVDLLAILPTLLVVLLPGTGTVAGIGFLRVVRVVRALRFYRFTQDAEFFFGTISDNALRASKLLLTVLVLLFVSAGLFYSAEHAANPDVATFGDAFYYVVVALSTVGFGDIVPITAAGRWITVASILAGIIVLPWQASKIVREWSRREKIDVTCPSCGLSSHDRDATHCKACGHVIYQEVDSSE; the protein is encoded by the coding sequence ATGCCTACTGACGCCGCGCCCGGGAGCCGCGATCGCCGCGAGACCGTCCGGTTCTACCTGCTGGATCACCGGACACTGCTGGGGAAAGCGATCGACATTGCGCTGCTCGTGTTGAACCTCGTCTTCGTCGCCGTCTTCGTCGCCGAGACGTATTCGCTCCCCGCGGAGCTACGGACACGACTTTGGGGAGTGGAGGTCGCGATCGCGGGCGTCTTCCTGGTCGAGTACGTCCTGCGGCTGTACGGTGCCAGAGACCGCCTCGCGGAGGCGATGAACCCCTACACCGTGGTCGACCTGCTCGCGATCCTCCCGACGCTGCTCGTGGTCCTCCTGCCGGGGACCGGGACGGTCGCCGGGATCGGGTTCCTTCGGGTCGTTCGGGTGGTTCGGGCCCTCCGATTCTATCGGTTCACGCAGGACGCGGAGTTCTTCTTCGGGACGATTTCGGACAACGCCCTGCGCGCGTCGAAGTTGCTGTTGACGGTGCTGGTTCTCCTGTTCGTTTCGGCTGGACTGTTCTACAGCGCGGAACACGCAGCCAACCCCGACGTCGCCACGTTCGGAGATGCGTTCTACTACGTCGTGGTGGCGCTGTCGACGGTCGGGTTCGGCGACATCGTCCCGATCACGGCCGCGGGGCGGTGGATCACGGTGGCGTCGATCCTGGCCGGGATCATCGTCCTCCCGTGGCAGGCGAGCAAGATCGTCCGGGAGTGGAGTCGCCGGGAGAAGATCGATGTCACCTGTCCGAGCTGCGGGCTGTCGTCGCACGATCGGGACGCCACCCACTGCAAGGCCTGCGGTCACGTCATCTATCAGGAGGTCGACTCGAGCGAGTGA
- a CDS encoding FAD-dependent oxidoreductase, whose protein sequence is MSGKYDLVIVGGGISGASLLYTTAKFTDIDSIALIEKESEVAAINSHHTNNSQTLHFGDIETNYTLEKAEEVKEGAELLAGYLENYDPDREMHDKRSKMVLGVGEDEVAELEERYHDEGFGDLFPKLRPIDREEIGEIEPKVVEGRDPSTEMLALQTPDGYVVDYGQTTKSFVEEAEEEANVDVFTGTEVTDITPTLDGYTIETDAGRFDCDATVVAAGSHSLQMAKELGYGQDKVLLPIAGSFFLADDLLNGKVYTLQMKKLPFAAVHGDADVHDDSITRFGPTAKLVPALERGRISTVKDFLDVFGLNAAAFLSYANILSDRVLLPYVLQNLVYDLPNVGRKQFLPHVQKVVPSVELEDIERAKGYGGVRPQIVDTKNKSLDMGEAKIVGDDVIFNITPSPGASTCLKNAMRDTHTLLDFLEGDYEFDEEAFREETIDNFPRGDDSAGKKVAAPGADD, encoded by the coding sequence ATGTCTGGTAAATACGATCTCGTCATCGTCGGTGGGGGTATCAGTGGCGCATCGCTGCTCTACACGACCGCGAAGTTCACTGACATCGACTCGATCGCCCTGATCGAGAAGGAGTCGGAGGTCGCGGCGATCAACTCGCATCACACGAACAACTCCCAGACGCTGCACTTCGGGGACATCGAGACCAACTACACGCTCGAGAAAGCCGAGGAGGTCAAGGAGGGCGCGGAACTGCTCGCCGGCTACCTCGAGAACTACGACCCCGACCGGGAGATGCACGACAAGCGCAGCAAGATGGTACTCGGCGTCGGCGAGGACGAAGTCGCCGAACTCGAGGAGCGATACCACGACGAGGGCTTCGGCGACCTCTTCCCGAAGCTCCGCCCGATCGACCGCGAGGAGATCGGCGAGATCGAACCCAAGGTCGTCGAGGGACGGGACCCCTCGACGGAGATGCTCGCGCTGCAGACGCCGGACGGCTACGTCGTCGACTACGGTCAGACGACCAAATCCTTCGTCGAGGAGGCCGAGGAGGAGGCCAACGTCGACGTCTTCACCGGGACCGAGGTCACGGACATCACGCCCACGCTGGACGGCTACACGATTGAGACCGACGCGGGCCGGTTCGACTGTGACGCGACGGTCGTCGCCGCCGGTTCCCACAGCCTCCAGATGGCCAAGGAACTGGGCTACGGTCAGGACAAGGTCCTGCTGCCCATCGCGGGGAGTTTCTTCCTCGCCGACGACCTCCTGAACGGGAAGGTCTACACGCTCCAGATGAAGAAGCTGCCCTTCGCGGCCGTCCACGGCGACGCCGACGTCCACGACGACTCGATCACCCGGTTCGGCCCGACCGCCAAGCTCGTCCCCGCCCTCGAGCGCGGTCGCATCTCGACGGTCAAGGACTTCCTCGACGTCTTCGGGCTGAACGCGGCCGCCTTCCTCAGCTACGCCAACATCCTCTCGGATCGGGTCCTGCTGCCCTATGTCCTCCAGAACCTCGTCTACGACCTCCCGAACGTCGGCCGGAAGCAGTTCCTGCCCCACGTCCAGAAGGTCGTCCCGAGCGTCGAACTCGAGGACATCGAACGCGCGAAAGGCTATGGCGGCGTCCGACCGCAGATCGTCGACACGAAGAACAAGTCCTTGGACATGGGCGAGGCCAAGATCGTCGGCGACGACGTCATCTTCAACATCACGCCGTCGCCGGGCGCCTCGACCTGTCTCAAGAACGCCATGCGGGACACGCACACGCTGCTTGACTTCCTCGAGGGCGACTACGAGTTCGACGAGGAAGCGTTCCGCGAGGAGACGATCGACAACTTCCCCCGTGGCGACGATTCGGCCGGCAAGAAAGTCGCCGCGCCCGGCGCGGACGACTGA
- a CDS encoding pyridoxamine 5'-phosphate oxidase family protein, producing MTEFRGAWDEDDVEAFLQEATIPIRLATHRPDGSLWPVALWYRYRDGALECATGANAAVVRFLRREPAVGFDISTNDVPYRGIRGTGTAEIAPDEDKAILRALIERYLGDTDSPLATRLLDDDREEVRVRIEPREIYSWDYSKRMGREAGEKTV from the coding sequence ATGACCGAGTTCCGCGGCGCGTGGGACGAAGACGACGTCGAAGCGTTCCTCCAGGAGGCGACCATCCCGATCCGGCTCGCGACCCACAGGCCCGACGGGTCGCTGTGGCCGGTCGCTCTGTGGTATCGCTACCGCGACGGTGCCCTCGAGTGTGCGACCGGTGCGAACGCCGCAGTCGTTCGGTTCCTCCGCCGCGAGCCGGCGGTCGGCTTCGACATCTCGACGAACGACGTGCCCTACCGCGGGATCAGGGGGACCGGCACCGCCGAGATCGCACCCGACGAGGACAAGGCCATCCTCCGGGCGCTGATCGAACGCTACCTCGGCGACACGGACTCACCGCTGGCAACACGGCTGCTCGACGACGACCGCGAGGAGGTCCGCGTTCGGATCGAGCCCCGGGAGATCTACAGCTGGGACTACAGCAAGCGGATGGGACGGGAAGCGGGCGAAAAAACGGTGTAG
- a CDS encoding GMC family oxidoreductase → MTGSGGGYDYVIVGAGPAGCVLANRLSADGDEVLLLEAGEPDEQREISIPVAFSDLFQSDVDWNYHTEPQSALDDRELYWPRGKTLGGSSSINAMIYVRGQPEDYDRWAELGNEGWGYEDVLPYFKRAEDNARGPSAYHGIGGPRHVDDIRSPNELSEAFVKAGQAVGLSHNADFNAGEQAGVGFYQVTQEDGRRHSAADAYLKPVLDRPNLTAVTEARVTRIRFDGQTAVGVEYARDDGDGSPATVDASKEVICAAGAINSPQLLMLSGVGPADHLERHDIDVVADRPGVGRNLQDHLQVGVNYECEEPISLADADSLLNLATFFLLKRGPLTSNVAEAGGFATVTDDADRPEIQFHFGPSYFVEHGFDNPDGHGFSLGALRLRPDSRGRITLQSADPFDEPAIDPQYLTEGDDLEVLLEGIKLVREILQTEPFDEYRGEEVVPGSDVQSDEALIEYIRETAETLYHPVGTCKMGDDELAVVDDRLRVRGVEGLRVVDASVMPTITSGNTDAPTTMIAEKAADLVRTDN, encoded by the coding sequence ATGACGGGAAGCGGGGGCGGCTACGACTACGTGATCGTCGGTGCGGGGCCCGCGGGCTGTGTCCTCGCGAACCGGCTGTCGGCCGACGGCGACGAGGTACTGCTGCTCGAGGCGGGCGAGCCCGACGAGCAACGCGAAATTTCGATTCCGGTGGCGTTTTCGGACCTCTTTCAGTCCGACGTCGACTGGAACTACCACACCGAGCCCCAGTCGGCACTCGACGATCGGGAACTCTACTGGCCCCGCGGGAAGACGCTCGGCGGCTCGAGTTCGATCAACGCGATGATCTACGTGCGGGGCCAGCCCGAAGACTACGACCGCTGGGCGGAACTGGGCAACGAGGGCTGGGGGTACGAGGACGTGTTGCCCTACTTCAAGCGGGCCGAGGACAACGCCCGCGGCCCGTCGGCGTACCACGGGATCGGCGGGCCGCGACACGTCGACGATATTCGGTCGCCGAACGAACTCAGCGAGGCCTTCGTGAAAGCGGGGCAGGCGGTCGGACTGTCCCACAACGCGGACTTCAACGCCGGCGAGCAGGCGGGGGTCGGCTTCTATCAGGTGACCCAGGAGGACGGTCGCCGCCACAGCGCCGCCGACGCCTATCTGAAACCCGTCCTCGATCGGCCGAACCTGACCGCGGTGACGGAGGCACGGGTCACGCGGATCCGGTTCGACGGCCAAACGGCCGTCGGCGTCGAGTACGCCCGCGACGACGGCGACGGCAGCCCCGCGACGGTTGATGCGAGCAAGGAGGTGATCTGTGCGGCCGGCGCGATCAACTCGCCGCAATTGCTCATGCTCTCGGGTGTCGGTCCGGCCGACCACCTCGAGCGCCACGACATCGACGTCGTTGCGGACCGCCCGGGCGTGGGCCGGAACTTGCAGGACCACCTGCAGGTCGGGGTCAACTACGAGTGCGAGGAGCCGATCAGCCTCGCCGACGCGGACTCCTTGCTGAACCTCGCGACGTTCTTCCTCCTGAAGCGGGGGCCGCTGACCTCGAACGTCGCGGAGGCCGGCGGCTTCGCGACCGTTACCGACGACGCCGACCGCCCCGAGATCCAGTTTCACTTCGGCCCGTCGTATTTCGTCGAACACGGCTTCGACAACCCCGACGGCCACGGCTTCTCGCTCGGTGCCCTCCGCCTGCGTCCCGACAGCCGCGGCCGAATCACGCTCCAGTCGGCTGACCCCTTCGACGAGCCGGCCATCGATCCACAGTACCTGACCGAGGGAGACGACCTCGAGGTGTTGCTCGAGGGGATCAAGCTGGTCCGGGAGATCCTGCAGACCGAGCCGTTCGACGAGTACCGCGGCGAAGAGGTGGTGCCGGGATCGGACGTCCAAAGCGACGAGGCACTGATCGAGTACATCCGCGAGACCGCCGAGACGCTGTATCACCCCGTCGGCACCTGCAAGATGGGCGACGACGAGCTGGCGGTCGTCGACGACCGGCTCCGGGTACGGGGGGTCGAGGGTCTGCGCGTCGTCGACGCCTCGGTGATGCCGACGATCACGAGCGGCAACACGGACGCGCCGACGACGATGATCGCGGAGAAGGCGGCCGACCTCGTTCGAACCGACAACTGA
- a CDS encoding AIM24 family protein, which produces MDVDEFVTENEPKAGGEAFQLESDKLLDVAVDGSVIAKAGSMIAYDGDLSFEGISSAEGGITGFLKEKATGEGTPVMEATGTGHLYLADQEKKIQLLELDAGQSISVNGNDVLAFEPSVDYEIRTVESIAGFSAGGLTNVFLEGPGTVAITTHGEPLVLRPPVRTDPSATVAWSGTTPGSHVDKAFSNMIGQSSGETYQLEFTGSEGFVVVQPYEERTPQQ; this is translated from the coding sequence ATGGACGTCGACGAATTCGTCACCGAGAACGAACCGAAAGCCGGCGGCGAGGCCTTCCAACTCGAGAGCGACAAGCTGCTCGACGTCGCCGTCGACGGCTCCGTGATCGCCAAGGCGGGTTCGATGATCGCCTACGACGGGGACCTCTCCTTCGAGGGGATCTCCTCGGCCGAGGGCGGCATCACCGGCTTCCTCAAGGAGAAGGCGACCGGGGAGGGGACCCCGGTCATGGAGGCGACCGGCACCGGCCACCTCTATCTCGCCGATCAGGAGAAGAAGATCCAACTGCTGGAACTCGATGCCGGCCAGTCGATCTCGGTCAACGGCAACGACGTCCTCGCGTTCGAGCCGAGCGTCGACTACGAGATCAGGACCGTCGAGAGCATCGCCGGCTTCTCGGCCGGTGGATTGACCAACGTCTTTCTCGAGGGACCGGGGACCGTCGCGATCACGACCCACGGGGAGCCCCTGGTCTTGCGACCGCCGGTCAGGACCGACCCCAGTGCGACCGTCGCCTGGAGCGGGACGACGCCGGGCAGTCACGTCGACAAGGCGTTCTCGAATATGATCGGGCAGTCCTCCGGCGAGACCTACCAGCTCGAGTTCACGGGGTCGGAGGGGTTCGTCGTCGTCCAGCCCTACGAGGAGCGGACGCCACAGCAATAG
- a CDS encoding sodium:calcium antiporter — MKRRALGAISVAVALTLPWVAVVGATDFLPWVATTVGVGYEAPAALRTLSTLATVILTGLAVLGAAFLLAWAAETAEKDVPQAFAIAVLAVLAVAPEYAVDALYAWNAGVFAGTERGMEAGNLAVANMTGANRILIGIGWAGVALFTIYRSGSSADPAVERRDGFLSDVVVLDREIGLEIVFLLLATLWAFLVPLNGGIDVFDMLFLVGLYVCYIAVILRGEVEPDMDHVGVPAYLQSFPKPARIATVLLLFAYSGVMIFTAVEPFAHGLESLGESVGIPSFFMIQWIAPLASEAPELIVVVYLVNKARSTAGFNALISSKLNQWTLLIGTLVVVHSLALGSYGVLAFDFKQSAEIWLTAAQSFFAISLLIRFEISVKEAVTLLMLFLSQVLLEFAIIRAFVALPVSSTDLLLLYSGLYLVLGTALFVRRRRALGRLVRRTAGTVGDAISTGDERPHSADD; from the coding sequence ATGAAACGACGAGCGCTCGGCGCGATTTCGGTCGCGGTCGCACTCACTCTCCCCTGGGTCGCCGTCGTGGGGGCAACCGACTTCCTCCCCTGGGTTGCGACGACGGTCGGGGTCGGGTACGAAGCGCCGGCTGCGCTCCGAACGCTCTCGACGCTCGCGACGGTGATCCTCACGGGGCTTGCCGTCCTCGGTGCTGCGTTCCTGCTCGCGTGGGCCGCCGAAACCGCCGAGAAAGACGTTCCACAGGCGTTCGCGATCGCCGTCCTCGCCGTGTTAGCCGTCGCACCCGAGTACGCCGTCGACGCGCTCTATGCCTGGAACGCTGGCGTGTTCGCCGGGACCGAACGCGGGATGGAAGCCGGCAACTTGGCCGTCGCCAACATGACTGGCGCGAACCGCATCCTCATCGGCATCGGCTGGGCCGGCGTCGCCCTCTTTACGATCTACCGTAGCGGGTCGTCGGCGGACCCCGCCGTCGAGCGACGCGACGGGTTCCTCTCGGACGTCGTCGTCCTCGACCGGGAGATCGGCCTCGAGATCGTCTTCCTGTTGCTCGCGACGCTGTGGGCCTTTCTCGTCCCGCTCAACGGCGGGATCGATGTTTTCGACATGCTGTTTCTGGTCGGGCTCTACGTCTGTTATATCGCGGTCATCCTCCGGGGCGAGGTCGAACCCGACATGGACCACGTCGGCGTTCCGGCGTACCTCCAGTCGTTCCCGAAGCCTGCCCGGATCGCGACCGTCCTCCTGCTGTTTGCCTACTCCGGCGTGATGATCTTCACCGCCGTCGAACCCTTCGCCCACGGCCTCGAGTCCCTCGGCGAGAGCGTCGGGATCCCCTCGTTTTTCATGATCCAGTGGATCGCGCCGCTGGCCTCCGAAGCGCCGGAACTGATCGTCGTCGTCTACCTCGTCAACAAGGCCCGCTCGACGGCGGGCTTCAACGCCCTGATCTCGTCGAAGCTCAACCAGTGGACGCTGCTGATCGGGACCCTCGTGGTCGTTCACTCGCTGGCGCTTGGCAGCTATGGCGTCCTCGCGTTCGACTTCAAACAGTCCGCAGAGATCTGGCTGACCGCCGCCCAATCGTTCTTCGCGATCTCCCTGCTGATCCGCTTCGAGATCTCCGTGAAAGAAGCGGTCACGCTGTTGATGCTGTTTCTCTCGCAGGTACTGCTCGAGTTCGCCATCATCCGGGCGTTCGTCGCGTTGCCCGTCTCGAGTACCGACCTCCTGTTGCTCTACAGCGGGCTTTACCTCGTTCTCGGGACGGCGCTGTTCGTCCGCCGTCGGCGGGCGCTCGGGCGCCTCGTTCGCCGAACCGCGGGAACCGTCGGGGACGCGATATCGACCGGCGATGAACGGCCCCACAGCGCTGACGACTGA
- a CDS encoding DUF2391 family protein: protein MKLRRPRRPRDFRLADSAQQIVGGFLLAGPFVVTEEVWTLAASMNLFQAIGTVIVVFGIGYGALYTADTTRDVDDEQEVAGIPLRFISLMIVSFGAVTVLALLLDAPDTFLEDAETTREVAQTTFKAISVGSVFSVVGAATADSIFAKNG from the coding sequence ATGAAACTTCGACGGCCGCGCCGGCCGCGGGACTTCCGGCTCGCGGACTCGGCCCAGCAGATCGTCGGCGGGTTCCTGCTCGCCGGCCCGTTCGTGGTCACCGAGGAGGTCTGGACGCTCGCGGCGAGCATGAACCTCTTCCAGGCGATCGGGACCGTGATCGTGGTGTTCGGGATCGGCTACGGCGCGCTGTATACCGCCGACACGACCCGCGACGTCGACGACGAGCAGGAGGTCGCCGGGATTCCGTTGCGCTTCATCTCGCTGATGATCGTCTCCTTCGGCGCGGTGACCGTACTCGCGCTCTTACTGGATGCCCCCGACACGTTCCTCGAGGACGCCGAGACGACCCGCGAAGTCGCACAGACGACGTTCAAGGCCATCAGCGTCGGCTCGGTGTTCAGCGTCGTCGGTGCGGCGACGGCCGACAGCATCTTCGCGAAGAACGGTTAG
- a CDS encoding DUF5816 domain-containing protein, translating into MPTDSRADEADTADTADEDLPGTETTDGDLTATDDGTTVYIDRDEAESGTAAPFFHTYEDEDRKQQYGYYCANCGSLAVSMDNMERLACPDCGNDHAERSKESYDDSRL; encoded by the coding sequence CTGCCGACGGACTCGCGCGCCGACGAGGCTGACACCGCCGACACCGCCGACGAGGACCTCCCCGGGACGGAGACGACCGACGGCGATCTGACCGCGACCGACGACGGGACGACGGTCTACATCGACCGCGACGAGGCCGAATCCGGCACCGCGGCGCCGTTTTTCCACACCTACGAGGACGAGGACCGAAAACAGCAGTACGGCTATTACTGTGCGAACTGCGGCTCGCTCGCGGTCTCGATGGACAACATGGAGCGGCTCGCCTGTCCCGACTGCGGGAACGACCACGCCGAGCGGTCCAAGGAGTCGTACGACGACTCGCGGCTCTAA
- a CDS encoding ISH3-like element ISH27-2 family transposase — MSTTQQADSEIHEDQLLNFLVNCLDEEVSLNLANNAEIGAEDIYEVLVGATADGTSISTLCNSSEDSPSANTILYHLRTKFEPERLERVANTLLRRDIVELLPEQVEVCADLHLRPYYGDEDDTENLYHSEAKRGTTAFHAYATLYARVKNKRYTLAVRRLEDGDTASSVLAEFLGVLDGLDTDVKAVYLDRGFYDSKCLTLLQTHNYAYVVPIIRWGEAIQQELSEGWSRVIQHDLTGKLDGHSWTVEFPVYIDCTYLNGRYDEHGVARHGYAADAPFIENPRDARYHYSKRFGIESSYRLSEQAIATTTTRDSTVRLLYVVVSLLLQNTWRYLHYEYVATPRRGGRRLWWWPYKEFVNMVRRAAWTALAVRRAVPANRPPDDRFHR; from the coding sequence GTGTCTACGACCCAGCAAGCAGACAGTGAGATTCACGAGGACCAGCTCCTTAACTTCCTCGTCAACTGCCTTGACGAGGAAGTTTCTCTCAACCTCGCCAACAACGCTGAAATCGGTGCAGAGGACATCTACGAGGTCCTCGTCGGCGCGACCGCCGACGGGACCTCGATCTCGACGCTGTGCAACTCCAGTGAAGACTCCCCATCGGCGAACACGATTCTCTATCATCTACGGACGAAGTTCGAGCCGGAACGGCTCGAACGCGTCGCTAACACGCTTCTTCGCCGAGACATCGTCGAACTGCTCCCCGAGCAGGTGGAGGTCTGCGCAGACCTCCACCTGCGGCCCTACTACGGTGATGAAGACGACACGGAGAACCTCTATCACTCGGAAGCCAAGCGTGGAACCACCGCATTCCACGCCTACGCCACACTCTACGCGCGTGTGAAGAACAAACGCTACACGCTGGCGGTGCGCCGTCTCGAAGACGGCGACACCGCCAGCAGCGTCCTCGCTGAGTTCCTCGGTGTCCTCGACGGCCTTGACACCGACGTCAAGGCCGTCTATCTTGATCGCGGATTCTACGACAGCAAGTGTCTCACGCTGTTACAGACGCACAACTACGCCTACGTTGTCCCGATCATCCGGTGGGGTGAAGCGATTCAGCAGGAACTCTCGGAAGGGTGGAGTCGCGTCATCCAACACGATCTGACGGGGAAACTCGACGGTCACAGCTGGACCGTCGAGTTTCCCGTCTACATCGACTGTACGTACCTGAACGGACGGTACGACGAGCACGGCGTGGCGCGTCACGGCTACGCCGCTGACGCGCCGTTCATCGAGAATCCACGCGACGCTCGATACCACTACTCGAAACGGTTCGGTATCGAGTCGAGCTATCGGTTGTCTGAGCAAGCGATAGCGACGACAACGACGCGAGACTCCACGGTGAGACTGCTGTACGTCGTGGTGAGTCTGCTGTTGCAGAACACGTGGCGGTATCTGCACTACGAATACGTGGCGACGCCGCGCCGAGGCGGGCGTCGCCTCTGGTGGTGGCCGTACAAGGAGTTCGTGAATATGGTTCGACGGGCAGCGTGGACGGCCCTCGCGGTGCGTCGGGCCGTCCCCGCGAACCGGCCACCAGACGACCGGTTCCACCGGTAG
- a CDS encoding IS5-like element ISNpe18 family transposase, with product MSSSATTLQGVASVDDFLNVAATETAPLFEYLEFEFLLEYDVFAPASRGRTRVHKPPELFKGFLHCYYKGIYGPRPVTRELHNTLTWLSCGFEKPPSRDTVDRFLTDLELVVDDVFDRLVEQAACRGLLDSTYRIDSTHVTAIQYNDEATWNYDSTAEEHYYGFGCVIVSAGPKIPIAAEFTQRKQIDAETAMRVTKDALAVDTPIWMLGDSAYDVLEWHDFLLSQGVVPIAPYNPRNTDDPLDIEYRVEDRIDEHAEDISLKQSVLAETYDHRTQVERTNEACKDCGLGHVRARGRVHARTQVFLALSLRVIVAVTNYERGHNPGRTKLKTL from the coding sequence ATGTCCAGCAGCGCCACAACCCTGCAAGGCGTAGCTTCGGTTGACGACTTCTTGAATGTCGCGGCTACGGAGACAGCACCGCTATTCGAGTACTTAGAGTTCGAGTTTCTGCTGGAGTACGACGTGTTCGCCCCCGCTTCGAGGGGGCGAACACGAGTCCACAAGCCCCCAGAACTCTTCAAAGGCTTCCTGCACTGCTACTACAAAGGCATCTACGGCCCACGACCAGTCACACGAGAACTCCACAATACACTCACTTGGCTCTCCTGCGGTTTCGAGAAGCCGCCCTCACGAGACACTGTTGATCGGTTTCTCACCGATCTTGAATTGGTGGTGGATGATGTCTTCGACCGCCTCGTCGAGCAGGCCGCCTGCCGGGGCCTGCTCGACTCCACATACCGCATCGATTCGACTCACGTCACTGCAATCCAGTACAACGATGAAGCGACGTGGAACTACGACTCAACGGCTGAGGAACACTACTACGGATTCGGCTGTGTGATTGTGTCGGCCGGGCCAAAGATTCCGATTGCTGCAGAGTTCACACAGCGAAAGCAGATCGATGCTGAGACGGCGATGCGCGTCACGAAGGACGCGCTCGCCGTCGATACACCGATCTGGATGCTCGGAGACAGCGCTTACGACGTGCTGGAGTGGCACGACTTCCTGCTGTCGCAGGGAGTCGTGCCGATTGCGCCGTACAACCCACGCAATACGGACGATCCGCTTGACATCGAATACAGGGTCGAGGACCGCATTGACGAACACGCCGAAGACATCAGTCTCAAACAATCAGTACTCGCCGAGACGTATGATCATCGGACGCAAGTGGAACGAACAAACGAAGCCTGCAAGGACTGCGGCCTCGGGCACGTCCGCGCCCGAGGCCGCGTACATGCACGAACACAGGTGTTCCTTGCACTGAGTCTCCGCGTGATCGTCGCAGTTACCAACTACGAAAGAGGACACAATCCCGGACGAACGAAGCTCAAAACCCTGTGA
- a CDS encoding GNAT family N-acetyltransferase, translated as MEIREPEPDESERIRDVVESSMTTSFRLSPGQIDGITDEEFADDAVSDRLEDDETVLYVVETGAEIEDRTIAGVVEGRLEDGWGEIDWLFVDPEHRGKGIGTELYETVTERLRERGADHVRVTVLEENTEGHGFVERFGLEHDGDREVEIAGESLVKYVYTQYITKPLS; from the coding sequence ATGGAGATACGGGAGCCGGAACCGGACGAGAGCGAGCGGATCCGGGACGTGGTAGAGAGTTCGATGACGACCTCGTTCAGGCTCAGCCCGGGCCAGATCGACGGGATCACCGACGAGGAGTTCGCCGACGACGCCGTCAGCGACCGACTCGAGGACGACGAGACCGTCCTCTACGTCGTCGAGACCGGCGCGGAGATCGAGGACCGAACCATCGCCGGCGTCGTCGAGGGCCGACTCGAGGACGGGTGGGGCGAGATCGACTGGCTGTTCGTCGATCCGGAACACCGCGGCAAGGGGATCGGGACGGAACTCTACGAGACGGTGACCGAGCGCCTCCGCGAACGCGGGGCCGACCACGTCCGCGTGACCGTCCTCGAGGAGAACACCGAGGGCCACGGGTTCGTCGAACGGTTCGGCCTCGAACACGACGGCGATCGGGAGGTCGAGATCGCCGGCGAATCGCTCGTCAAGTACGTCTATACTCAGTACATCACAAAGCCGCTTAGTTAG